One stretch of Heptranchias perlo isolate sHepPer1 chromosome 41, sHepPer1.hap1, whole genome shotgun sequence DNA includes these proteins:
- the dmac2 gene encoding distal membrane-arm assembly complex protein 2 has translation MAALLSRWAALSSRKTVRGCQLLVPLSCRTHSDSSKPAQVHWAKQGLLKLYEHFYDIENFFNWSLAFRNWKLRKQNAYYGYTQSMYGAYVAAAYYILCQRGAVRFAGQEEWIQANRRGKFSWDFLTFKEVPLEAIDASHSSITYDGLENLVCLTELKYLSLSNCPYIDDWCLSRLHVFGDSLEELRLSGCPRVTERGLASLHHLKNLKRLDLSDLPSVDNRGLVRILLEESLPQCEIVGIEYEDGLLQQSLPGQDPEKSTSYQNPNL, from the exons ATGGCGGCGCTGCTGAGCCGTTGGGCCGCGCTGTCCTCACGGAAAACG GTGAGAGGATGCCAGCTGTTGGTGCCACTCAGCTGCCGGACGCACAGCGACTCCTCGAAGCCGGCACAGGTACACTGGGCAAAGCAAGGCCTGCTGAAACTTTACGAACACTTTTATGACATCGAAAACTTTTTTAACTGGAGCCTGGCATTTCGAAACTGGAAACTACGGAAGCAAAATGC ATACTATGGGTACACCCAGAGCATGTACGGTGCTTACGTTGCAGCAGCTTACTACATCCTGTGCCAGAGAGGAGCTGTACG GTTTGCAGGTCAGGAGGAATGGATCCAGGCAAATCGAAGGGGCAAGTTCAGCTGGGATTTCCTGACTTTCAAAGAGGTGCCGCTGGAAGCGATCGATGCCAGCCACTCCTCCATAACCTACGATGGACTGGAGAATTTAG TGTGTTTGACGGAGCTGAAGTATTTGAGCCTGAGCAACTGTCCCTACATTGACGACTGGTGTTTGAGTCGACTGCACGTGTTTGGAGATTCACTTGAAGAGTTGAGGCTGTCCGGCTGCCCGAGGGTCACGGAGCGAGGCCTGGCATCACTGCACCATCTGAA GAATTTGAAGCGGCTGGATCTGTCGGACCTTCCCTCTGTGGATAACCGAGGATTAGTGAGAATTCTGCTGGAAGAGAGTCTGCCACAGTGCGAGATTGTGGGGATAGAGTACGAGGACGGGTTGTTACAGCAGTCCCTGCCGGGCCAGGATCCTGAAAAAAGCACCTCCTATCAGAATCCAAACTTGTGA